Proteins encoded together in one Streptomyces umbrinus window:
- a CDS encoding SDR family oxidoreductase, which translates to MEPQHPAPGPLAAPVALITGSDSGIGRATAVRLAEAGMDIGVTWHRDEEGAQQTAYEVRAAGRRAETEQLDLTRLPEAAGVVDRLTERLGRLDVLVNNSGTGTMTPFLDLDLGTVREVVDVDLVGPFLCAQRAAHHMIAQGEGGRIINVTSVHEHQPRVGAAPYCAAKGGLGLLTQVMALELAEHGITVNAVAPGEIATPMTGQEDTDVTTERRPGVPLGRPGDAREVAAVIAFLAGPDASYVTGASWAVDGGMLRMGPQAGSHLPDDAWRRP; encoded by the coding sequence ATGGAACCGCAGCACCCCGCCCCGGGACCACTTGCCGCCCCCGTGGCCCTGATCACCGGATCCGACTCCGGGATCGGCCGTGCCACAGCCGTCCGGCTGGCCGAAGCCGGCATGGACATCGGCGTCACCTGGCACCGCGACGAGGAAGGGGCACAGCAGACGGCCTACGAGGTACGCGCGGCAGGGCGCCGCGCCGAGACCGAGCAGCTGGACCTCACCCGGCTTCCGGAGGCCGCCGGGGTCGTAGATCGGCTGACCGAGCGGTTGGGCAGGCTCGACGTGCTGGTCAACAACTCGGGGACCGGCACCATGACCCCGTTCCTCGATCTGGATCTCGGCACCGTGCGCGAGGTCGTAGATGTCGATCTGGTGGGGCCCTTCCTGTGCGCTCAGCGCGCCGCCCACCACATGATCGCCCAGGGCGAAGGCGGCCGGATCATCAACGTCACCAGCGTTCACGAGCATCAGCCACGTGTGGGAGCGGCACCGTACTGCGCGGCCAAGGGCGGACTCGGGCTGCTCACCCAGGTCATGGCACTGGAACTGGCCGAACACGGGATCACCGTGAACGCTGTCGCTCCCGGTGAGATCGCCACGCCGATGACCGGCCAGGAGGACACCGACGTCACCACCGAGCGACGGCCCGGGGTGCCGCTGGGGCGCCCGGGCGATGCCCGGGAGGTCGCGGCAGTGATCGCCTTCCTCGCCGGCCCGGACGCGTCCTACGTCACGGGTGCCTCGTGGGCGGTGGACGGGGGCATGCTGCGGATGGGACCGCAGGCCGGCAGCCATCTCCCCGATGATGCCTGGCGACGGCCCTGA
- a CDS encoding DUF6766 family protein — translation MTERSSQAGSPKHRGLRGFVQDNGLGLFFTAAFVLALVGQAFAGHADFNNQMAADQLQQISLGEYVTTSDFAVDVSENWQSEYLQFFLYVGVTVWLLQRGSPESKELHKAGTESDEAQLVGEYAQEGSPRWAKVGGWRRAVYSHSLLLVMGTVFLLSWLVQSITGTAAHNEQRLRQLQAPLSWADYLGAADFWNRTLQNWQSELLAVASMAVLSIYLRQRGSPESKPVGAAHRATGVEG, via the coding sequence ATGACCGAGCGCTCGTCCCAGGCCGGATCGCCGAAGCACCGGGGCCTGCGGGGCTTCGTGCAGGACAACGGGCTCGGACTGTTCTTCACCGCCGCGTTCGTCTTGGCCCTGGTCGGGCAGGCGTTCGCCGGACACGCCGACTTCAACAACCAGATGGCCGCGGACCAGCTCCAGCAGATCTCTCTCGGCGAGTACGTCACGACGTCCGATTTCGCCGTCGATGTGTCCGAGAACTGGCAGTCGGAGTACCTGCAGTTCTTCCTGTACGTCGGGGTGACCGTCTGGCTGTTGCAACGCGGTTCCCCGGAGTCCAAGGAACTGCACAAGGCCGGCACCGAGTCCGACGAGGCACAGTTGGTCGGCGAGTACGCCCAGGAGGGCTCGCCCAGGTGGGCCAAGGTCGGCGGATGGCGGCGTGCGGTGTACTCGCACTCGCTGCTGCTGGTGATGGGGACGGTCTTCCTGCTCTCCTGGCTGGTCCAGTCGATCACCGGCACGGCCGCCCACAACGAACAGCGGCTACGGCAGCTGCAGGCGCCGCTGAGCTGGGCCGACTACCTGGGCGCGGCGGATTTCTGGAACCGCACGCTTCAGAACTGGCAGTCCGAACTCCTGGCCGTCGCCTCGATGGCCGTCCTCTCGATCTACCTGCGACAACGCGGGTCCCCGGAGTCCAAGCCGGTGGGAGCGGCCCACAGGGCCACCGGAGTGGAAGGCTGA
- a CDS encoding xanthine dehydrogenase family protein molybdopterin-binding subunit produces the protein MADTDTALGAPAERREGRDKVTGLARYAAEHTVSGRVHAWPVAAAVARGSVRAIDTSEALRLPEVLTVLTHENAPRLADPDDPTLAVLQNSRVPHRGWPVALVVAETLEAARSGAAAVRVEYTAQDHDVTLTETHPGAYVPEEANGGYPAQREQGDPEGAFTSAAVRVDADYRVPPLHNHPMEPHAATAHWDNGRLVVHDSSQGTTVVRATLAALFRLPEDRVTVMSEHVGGGFGSKGTPRPHVVLAAMAARQTGRPVTVVLPRRLLPALVGHRAPTLHRLRLGATEQGSLTSLRHEVTTHTSRIKEFVEQAAVPARIMYAAPNSRTSHRVVPLDVPSPSWMRAPGEAPGMYALESAMDELAVALKMDPVELRIANEPDTEPDSGKPFSSRHLVECLREGARRFDWSHRDPRPGTRSAGPLLVGSGVAAAMYPVLIQPSTATAHARPDGSFIVRVNATDIGTGARTVLAQVAADALGVPLERVHTEIGNSDLPSASLAGGSSGTASWGWAVHEACTRLRAVLAEHTGSLPETGLTASADTEGSADADSDYSRHAFGAHFAEVTVDTVTGEVRVRSLLGVYAAGRILNARTARSQFIGGMTMGLGMALTEGSTMDAAFGDFTEADLAAYHVPAHADVPAVEAHWIDEDDPHLNPMGSKGIGEIGIVGTAAAIGNAVHHATGVRYRELPLTPDRVLAALP, from the coding sequence ATGGCCGACACCGATACCGCGCTGGGCGCGCCCGCCGAGCGCCGGGAGGGCCGTGACAAGGTCACCGGCCTGGCCCGTTATGCCGCCGAACACACTGTCTCCGGCCGGGTGCACGCATGGCCCGTGGCTGCCGCCGTCGCCCGTGGTTCGGTCCGCGCGATCGACACCAGCGAGGCCCTGCGGCTCCCCGAGGTCCTGACCGTGCTCACCCACGAGAACGCTCCCCGGCTCGCCGACCCCGACGACCCCACACTCGCCGTCCTGCAGAACTCCCGGGTACCGCACCGCGGTTGGCCGGTCGCCCTGGTCGTCGCCGAGACGCTGGAAGCGGCCCGGTCCGGTGCCGCGGCGGTGCGTGTCGAGTACACGGCACAGGACCATGACGTGACTCTCACCGAGACCCATCCGGGAGCCTACGTCCCCGAAGAGGCCAACGGCGGCTACCCGGCACAGCGGGAACAGGGCGACCCCGAGGGCGCGTTCACGTCCGCCGCGGTCCGCGTCGACGCCGACTACCGGGTGCCGCCCCTGCACAACCACCCCATGGAGCCGCACGCGGCCACAGCCCACTGGGACAACGGCCGGCTCGTCGTGCACGACTCCAGCCAGGGCACCACGGTCGTACGAGCCACACTCGCCGCGCTGTTCCGGCTTCCCGAGGACCGGGTCACCGTCATGTCGGAGCATGTCGGCGGCGGCTTCGGGTCCAAGGGGACCCCACGCCCCCACGTGGTGCTCGCCGCGATGGCGGCACGCCAGACCGGACGCCCTGTCACTGTGGTTCTGCCCCGCCGCCTCCTGCCCGCCCTCGTCGGCCATCGCGCGCCCACCCTGCACCGCCTCCGCCTCGGCGCCACCGAACAGGGCTCCCTCACCTCGCTCCGGCACGAGGTCACCACCCACACATCCCGCATCAAGGAGTTCGTCGAACAGGCGGCTGTGCCCGCCCGCATCATGTACGCCGCGCCGAACAGCCGCACCAGCCACCGCGTCGTACCGCTGGACGTTCCCAGCCCTTCCTGGATGCGCGCGCCCGGCGAGGCACCGGGCATGTACGCCCTGGAATCGGCCATGGACGAACTCGCCGTGGCACTCAAGATGGACCCCGTCGAGCTGCGCATCGCGAACGAGCCGGACACCGAACCGGACAGCGGCAAACCGTTCAGCAGCCGGCATCTCGTCGAGTGTCTGCGTGAGGGCGCCCGGCGCTTCGACTGGTCGCACCGCGATCCCCGGCCGGGCACCCGTTCCGCGGGCCCCCTGCTGGTGGGATCGGGGGTGGCGGCCGCGATGTATCCCGTGCTGATTCAGCCCTCCACCGCGACCGCCCATGCGCGGCCGGACGGAAGCTTCATCGTGCGGGTCAACGCGACCGACATCGGCACCGGTGCCCGCACGGTCCTCGCGCAGGTCGCCGCCGACGCCCTCGGCGTCCCGCTGGAACGGGTCCATACCGAGATCGGGAACAGTGACCTGCCGTCGGCTTCACTGGCCGGCGGTTCCTCGGGCACCGCCTCGTGGGGCTGGGCGGTCCACGAGGCGTGCACACGGTTGCGCGCGGTCCTCGCGGAACACACGGGATCCCTGCCCGAGACGGGTCTCACCGCGAGCGCCGACACGGAAGGCAGCGCGGACGCCGACAGCGACTACTCGCGGCACGCCTTCGGCGCCCACTTCGCCGAGGTCACCGTCGACACGGTCACCGGGGAGGTCCGGGTCCGCAGCCTGCTGGGCGTGTACGCAGCGGGGCGCATCCTCAACGCCCGTACCGCCCGCTCCCAGTTCATCGGCGGCATGACGATGGGCCTGGGTATGGCCCTGACCGAGGGCAGCACCATGGACGCCGCGTTCGGTGACTTCACCGAGGCGGACCTTGCCGCCTACCACGTTCCCGCCCATGCCGACGTCCCCGCCGTCGAGGCCCACTGGATCGACGAGGACGATCCCCATCTCAACCCGATGGGCAGCAAGGGCATCGGCGAGATCGGGATCGTCGGTACGGCGGCGGCCATCGGCAACGCCGTCCACCACGCCACCGGTGTCCGGTACCGCGAACTTCCCCTGACGCCGGACCGCGTGCTGGCCGCCCTGCCGTGA
- a CDS encoding (2Fe-2S)-binding protein, with protein sequence MDSDVARGTSASPDSHHSEVTLRVNGKPHTLTVDHRSVLLDVLREDLDLIGAKKGCDHGQCGACTVLVDGRRANSCLLPAVALDGGDITTVEGLSGDGEELHPLQRAFLDRDAFQCGYCTPGQICSALGAVAEAAAGHPSHVTDPAVPSGRPVPLGGDEIRERLSGNLCRCGAYPHIVEAVQDVIS encoded by the coding sequence ATGGATTCCGACGTCGCGCGCGGCACCTCCGCCTCACCCGACAGCCACCACTCTGAAGTCACCCTGCGGGTGAACGGCAAACCGCACACACTCACCGTCGACCACCGTTCCGTTCTTCTGGACGTGCTGCGCGAGGACCTCGACCTCATCGGTGCCAAGAAGGGCTGTGACCACGGTCAGTGCGGCGCATGCACGGTCCTGGTCGACGGCCGTCGCGCCAACAGTTGCCTGCTGCCCGCCGTCGCCCTCGACGGGGGCGACATCACGACCGTCGAGGGACTCTCGGGGGACGGCGAGGAACTCCATCCGCTCCAGCGCGCCTTCCTGGACCGAGACGCCTTTCAGTGCGGCTACTGCACCCCAGGACAGATCTGCAGCGCCCTGGGCGCGGTCGCCGAGGCGGCGGCCGGCCATCCCTCCCACGTCACCGACCCCGCTGTTCCCTCCGGGCGGCCCGTGCCGCTGGGCGGGGACGAGATCCGCGAGCGGCTCAGCGGCAACCTCTGCCGTTGCGGCGCCTACCCGCACATCGTCGAAGCCGTGCAGGACGTGATCTCGTGA
- a CDS encoding FUSC family protein, which yields MKNWKKATLFTWRSITREAQTIRHSARRCATEAGPERDTAVQSLKAAGAALLAWTVAGWWWSAPMALLAPWTALFLVQSTVYRSLLAALQQFAVVVAGTLLAAGAGVLTHNTMTAMALALPLTVLLGNYARFGAQGLYAPTAALFVLVYGSYTGFDILHRFLETLLGAVIGIAVNALILPPVHSRRVRHLRDRLPQDCAEFLHTVADGLEEPYNREQTRAWYHQAVRLTDAVTDLRVARRWSNESYRLNPGHRLRRSVLAPPRADWDLTWDQITEHIRTTMRTLTEATVLPDGVPGILATLLRAAGDVLDLQESHAADDGRHAEAVAMAAHCQLTLILADGRYETTPALGGLTADTQRLLNDLTSLVNARHETPRSTAGEPP from the coding sequence GTGAAGAACTGGAAGAAGGCGACCCTCTTCACCTGGCGCTCGATCACCCGCGAGGCTCAGACCATCAGGCACTCGGCCCGCAGGTGCGCCACCGAGGCCGGGCCGGAGCGCGACACCGCGGTGCAGTCCCTCAAAGCAGCGGGCGCCGCGCTGCTGGCCTGGACGGTGGCAGGTTGGTGGTGGAGTGCGCCCATGGCCCTGCTAGCACCATGGACGGCGTTGTTCCTCGTTCAGAGCACCGTCTACCGGTCGCTGTTGGCCGCGCTGCAGCAGTTCGCCGTGGTCGTGGCAGGCACGCTCCTCGCCGCCGGAGCGGGCGTACTGACCCACAACACCATGACTGCGATGGCGCTGGCGCTACCGCTCACCGTGCTGCTCGGCAATTACGCGCGCTTCGGCGCACAGGGCCTGTACGCGCCCACGGCCGCGCTGTTCGTACTCGTCTACGGCTCGTACACGGGCTTTGACATCCTGCACCGATTCCTGGAGACCCTGCTGGGCGCGGTCATCGGCATCGCCGTGAACGCCCTGATCCTCCCACCGGTCCATTCCCGCCGTGTCCGCCATCTACGGGATCGACTGCCCCAGGACTGCGCCGAGTTCCTGCACACCGTCGCCGACGGCCTGGAGGAACCGTACAACCGGGAGCAGACTCGCGCCTGGTACCACCAGGCGGTACGGCTCACCGACGCAGTGACGGACCTGCGGGTCGCGCGGCGCTGGTCGAACGAGAGCTACCGCCTCAATCCCGGGCACAGGCTGCGCCGATCCGTTCTCGCACCTCCGCGGGCCGACTGGGACCTCACCTGGGACCAGATCACCGAACACATCCGGACGACCATGCGCACACTCACCGAGGCCACCGTGCTGCCGGACGGCGTGCCCGGCATCCTCGCGACGCTGCTGCGAGCTGCCGGTGACGTGCTAGACCTCCAGGAAAGCCACGCCGCCGACGATGGCCGTCACGCTGAGGCCGTGGCAATGGCAGCTCATTGCCAGTTGACTCTCATACTCGCCGATGGCCGCTACGAGACCACCCCCGCACTGGGAGGACTGACCGCGGACACCCAGCGGCTCCTGAACGATCTCACTTCGCTCGTCAATGCCCGGCACGAGACACCCCGCAGCACAGCTGGGGAACCGCCCTGA
- a CDS encoding MrpF/PhaF family protein, with amino-acid sequence MNVWLATASVLLVAGFVPVVWGVATGPLGRGVAAQNLGTSVVCLAILLLSQGYDRPSYVDVALVVAMLGPVGTLVYARLLADELQDDPPHTRLFTVSVVCVTVPVVVALCLASGPGRAAAKLVLVGVLLVVGNVIVSRALTGGFSRSEVTR; translated from the coding sequence GTGAACGTGTGGCTCGCTACCGCCTCGGTGCTCCTCGTCGCAGGTTTCGTGCCGGTCGTGTGGGGCGTGGCCACCGGCCCACTGGGGCGTGGTGTCGCCGCCCAGAACCTCGGCACGTCGGTGGTGTGTCTGGCGATTCTGCTGCTCTCTCAGGGGTACGACCGTCCGTCCTACGTCGATGTCGCCCTGGTGGTCGCCATGCTCGGCCCGGTCGGCACTCTCGTGTACGCCCGGCTGCTCGCCGACGAACTCCAGGACGATCCACCGCACACCCGTCTGTTCACGGTGTCGGTCGTCTGCGTCACGGTGCCCGTTGTGGTGGCGCTGTGCCTGGCCAGCGGACCGGGCAGGGCGGCGGCGAAACTCGTACTCGTAGGAGTCCTCCTTGTGGTCGGGAACGTGATCGTCTCTCGTGCGCTCACCGGTGGGTTCTCCCGCTCGGAGGTCACGCGATGA
- a CDS encoding DUF5709 domain-containing protein, whose product MGSQNDDVMGDEVYQPQGTDDREDEGVLDPEDTLSDRGSDPYEEGWSPPERPLAVEHQGTTGREQHEGESLDQRLAEERTDPVLEEPGADDDMGDLAGGQGEPLDAEVGVDRAGRLVAPDEGAHEDGEKDMIAHDVGIDGGAASAEEAAVHRVPDEDDTLP is encoded by the coding sequence ATGGGAAGCCAGAACGACGACGTCATGGGTGACGAGGTTTACCAGCCCCAAGGCACCGACGACCGTGAGGACGAGGGCGTCCTGGATCCGGAGGACACACTCAGCGACCGGGGCAGCGACCCCTACGAGGAAGGCTGGTCACCCCCCGAGCGTCCGCTCGCCGTGGAACACCAGGGCACCACCGGTCGTGAGCAGCACGAGGGCGAGAGCCTGGACCAGAGGCTGGCCGAGGAGCGTACGGATCCGGTGCTGGAGGAGCCCGGAGCGGACGACGACATGGGGGATCTCGCGGGCGGGCAGGGCGAGCCGCTGGACGCGGAGGTGGGTGTGGACCGGGCGGGCCGCCTCGTGGCTCCGGACGAAGGCGCGCACGAGGATGGCGAGAAGGACATGATCGCTCACGACGTCGGCATCGACGGCGGCGCGGCCTCCGCGGAAGAGGCTGCCGTCCACCGGGTCCCGGACGAGGACGACACATTGCCGTAG
- a CDS encoding UdgX family uracil-DNA binding protein (This protein belongs to the uracil DNA glycosylase superfamily, members of which act in excision repair of DNA. However, it belongs more specifically to UdgX branch, whose founding member was found to bind uracil in DNA (where it does not belong), without cleaving it, appears to promote DNA repair by a pathway involving RecA, rather than base excision.), with translation MNRSDGAHADRPPGPDAYDATPYLPKRGGLPAHRRAAAECRGCPLFENATRTVFGKGASTARIVLVGEQPGDQEDKQGEPFVGPAGRLLDKALAESGIDRKTTYVTNAVKHFKFALAEGSKRRIHKAPDLHELTACRPWLLAELHLVGPDVVVALGATAGKALLGQSFRVTKDRGTLIPLPDLDAGRHGSEDRNEGEEPYVVATLHPSAVLRSDDREAAYAGLVSDLEVAARALRKRH, from the coding sequence ATGAACCGATCAGACGGCGCACACGCGGACCGGCCCCCGGGCCCCGACGCGTATGACGCCACCCCATACCTGCCGAAGCGGGGCGGGCTCCCTGCCCACCGGCGGGCGGCGGCGGAGTGCCGGGGCTGCCCCCTCTTCGAGAACGCCACCCGGACCGTATTCGGCAAGGGCGCGTCCACAGCACGGATTGTCCTCGTGGGGGAGCAGCCCGGGGATCAGGAGGACAAGCAGGGCGAGCCCTTCGTCGGCCCCGCCGGCCGGCTGCTGGACAAGGCCCTGGCCGAGTCCGGGATCGACCGTAAGACCACGTATGTCACCAACGCGGTGAAGCACTTCAAGTTCGCTCTCGCCGAAGGCAGCAAACGCCGTATCCACAAGGCGCCGGACCTGCACGAGCTGACCGCCTGCCGGCCCTGGCTTCTTGCCGAGCTGCACCTGGTCGGTCCTGACGTGGTGGTGGCCCTCGGCGCGACGGCCGGAAAAGCCCTGCTCGGACAGTCGTTTCGAGTGACCAAGGACCGCGGAACCCTCATTCCGCTGCCTGACCTGGACGCAGGACGGCACGGAAGTGAGGACCGGAACGAGGGCGAAGAGCCCTATGTGGTGGCGACGCTTCACCCGTCGGCCGTACTGCGCTCCGATGACAGAGAGGCCGCGTACGCGGGCCTGGTGTCGGATCTGGAAGTCGCCGCGCGGGCATTGCGGAAACGCCACTGA
- a CDS encoding transposase domain-containing protein, producing MSLYTDCGYRQVWAALTAGWPRDMVADPSAAALRQARKRLGPRPHTTRPAGYPQVRLTPWSSAAPAH from the coding sequence ATGAGCCTGTACACGGACTGCGGCTATCGGCAGGTGTGGGCGGCGTTGACGGCCGGATGGCCGCGGGACATGGTGGCCGACCCGTCGGCGGCAGCTCTGCGCCAGGCCCGGAAACGATTGGGCCCCAGGCCCCACACCACACGCCCCGCCGGATACCCCCAAGTGCGGCTGACGCCCTGGTCGAGTGCGGCACCCGCGCACTGA
- a CDS encoding metallophosphoesterase family protein — MIRVAAVGDIHMGPDSQGLLRPAFDTLPGCADLLLLAGDLTRHGTPEEARAVAEELTGLAVPVVAVLGNHDHHDEKPEQVTDILRGVGVRVLEGEGTVVEVDGLRVGVAGTKGFGGGFAGRCGSEFGEPLMKEFVRYTRRCADGLRGSLEALAREGCAVRIALMHFSPVPDTLAGEPPEIYPFLGSYLLAEAVDTAGADLVVHGHAHAGTERGMTGGGVRVRNVAQPVIRQAFSVYHLRAGDTSVPAQPTLARPVE; from the coding sequence GCCGTCGGTGACATCCACATGGGCCCGGACAGCCAGGGGCTCCTCAGGCCCGCGTTCGACACCCTGCCCGGCTGCGCCGATCTGCTGCTCCTCGCCGGCGACCTCACCCGGCACGGCACACCGGAGGAGGCACGGGCGGTCGCCGAAGAGCTGACCGGTCTGGCCGTCCCCGTCGTGGCTGTTCTCGGCAACCACGACCACCATGACGAGAAGCCGGAGCAGGTCACCGACATTCTCCGTGGGGTGGGCGTACGGGTCCTGGAGGGTGAGGGAACGGTCGTCGAGGTCGACGGCCTCCGCGTCGGCGTCGCCGGTACCAAGGGGTTCGGGGGCGGGTTCGCGGGACGGTGCGGCAGTGAGTTCGGCGAACCATTGATGAAGGAGTTCGTCCGGTACACGCGCCGGTGCGCGGACGGTCTGCGCGGCAGTCTCGAAGCTCTGGCGCGGGAGGGGTGCGCGGTACGGATCGCGCTCATGCACTTTTCCCCGGTCCCGGACACCCTGGCGGGCGAGCCCCCGGAGATCTATCCGTTCCTCGGCAGCTATCTGTTGGCGGAGGCGGTGGACACGGCAGGCGCCGACCTGGTCGTCCACGGGCACGCCCACGCCGGCACGGAACGCGGGATGACCGGCGGAGGCGTGCGTGTACGGAATGTCGCGCAGCCGGTCATCCGCCAGGCCTTCAGCGTCTACCACCTCCGTGCCGGGGACACGTCCGTGCCGGCACAGCCCACCCTCGCTCGTCCCGTCGAGTGA
- a CDS encoding Na(+)/H(+) antiporter subunit B: MTDVLVLISLLLVAGSATAVVAVRDPARQALVLAVLGLTLTVLFTVLQAPDVALSQLAVGSALTPLLILLSVRKVRRPGRREGGDR; this comes from the coding sequence ATGACCGATGTCCTCGTGCTGATCTCGCTGCTCCTCGTCGCGGGTTCGGCGACCGCCGTCGTGGCAGTCCGCGACCCGGCCCGCCAAGCGCTCGTCCTCGCCGTGCTCGGCCTGACGCTCACCGTCCTGTTCACCGTGCTGCAGGCCCCGGACGTCGCCCTGTCGCAACTGGCGGTGGGCTCGGCCCTGACCCCTCTGCTGATCCTGCTGTCCGTACGGAAGGTGCGCCGCCCCGGTCGGCGCGAGGGCGGTGACCGATGA
- a CDS encoding SDR family oxidoreductase, which produces MPENPTDKHPRPDFPQQDQEHPGWTGPMDPPPDHGETSYEGSGLLHDRKALVTGGDSGIGRAVALAYAREGADVLFTYLPEEGQEAAETSRLVEDAGRKAVSVPCDIREEEQCRRLVERALDEFGRIDILVNNAAYQMSQPDGIEAIPTEQFDRVMRTNLYGMFWLCKLALPHIPAGGSIINTTSVQAYKPSPHLLDYAMTKGAIVTFTQGLAQMLSSAGIRVNAVAPGPVWTPLIPATLPDTAEFGKQAPLGRPAQPAEMAPAFVFLASPQASFITAEILNATGGTPLP; this is translated from the coding sequence ATGCCCGAGAACCCCACTGACAAGCACCCCCGCCCCGACTTCCCACAGCAGGACCAGGAACACCCTGGCTGGACCGGCCCGATGGACCCGCCGCCCGACCATGGCGAAACCTCCTACGAAGGCAGCGGACTCCTCCACGACCGCAAGGCGCTGGTGACCGGCGGCGACTCCGGCATCGGACGCGCCGTAGCCCTCGCCTACGCCCGCGAAGGCGCCGACGTGCTGTTCACCTACCTGCCGGAGGAGGGCCAGGAAGCCGCCGAGACCTCACGCCTCGTCGAGGACGCGGGCCGCAAGGCAGTCTCCGTTCCCTGCGACATCCGCGAGGAGGAGCAGTGCCGCCGACTGGTGGAGCGCGCCCTCGACGAATTCGGACGGATCGACATCCTCGTCAACAACGCCGCCTACCAGATGTCCCAACCGGACGGAATCGAGGCGATCCCGACGGAGCAGTTCGACCGGGTGATGCGCACGAACCTGTACGGCATGTTCTGGCTCTGCAAGTTGGCCCTGCCGCACATCCCGGCGGGTGGTTCCATCATCAACACCACGTCTGTGCAGGCGTACAAGCCGAGCCCGCATCTGCTCGACTACGCGATGACGAAGGGCGCGATCGTGACTTTCACCCAGGGGCTCGCACAGATGCTGTCCTCCGCCGGTATTCGCGTCAATGCCGTGGCACCCGGACCGGTATGGACACCCCTGATCCCGGCGACGCTCCCTGACACCGCCGAATTCGGTAAGCAAGCACCGCTCGGGCGGCCCGCCCAGCCCGCCGAGATGGCGCCCGCCTTCGTCTTCCTCGCCTCGCCACAAGCGAGTTTCATCACCGCGGAGATCCTCAACGCCACGGGCGGCACTCCACTGCCGTGA
- a CDS encoding FAD binding domain-containing protein — MKPFGYVRAGSAEEAADAYASHPGARYLGGGTNLVDLMKLGVEEPATLVDVSRLPLDSVEVLPDGGLRIGATVRNSDLAAHPLVRDRYPVLSQALLAGASGQLRNIATTGGNLLQRTRCPYFQDTGKPCNKREPGSGCGARDGVHRDHAVLGYSPQCIATHPSDMAVALSALDARVELYGTDGERSVPAAEFHRLPGDHPERDTEIRPGELITAVVLPAAAAGLPSLYRKARDRASYAFALASVAAVLHTGDGVVQHAGIAFGALAHRPWRARRAEEALLGAAPTVAAFERAVDLELSAAQPLRDNAYKVRLARNLALDVLTRLAPPANT; from the coding sequence GTGAAGCCCTTCGGATACGTACGCGCGGGCAGCGCCGAGGAGGCGGCCGACGCGTACGCCTCGCATCCCGGCGCGCGGTATCTCGGCGGCGGCACCAATCTCGTGGATCTGATGAAGCTCGGCGTGGAAGAGCCGGCCACCCTGGTCGACGTCAGCCGACTGCCCCTGGACTCGGTGGAGGTGCTGCCCGACGGCGGGCTGCGGATCGGGGCCACCGTCCGCAACAGCGACCTCGCCGCCCATCCTCTGGTCCGTGATCGCTACCCGGTGCTCTCGCAGGCGCTGCTCGCGGGCGCCTCCGGACAGCTGCGCAACATCGCCACCACGGGCGGCAACCTTCTCCAGCGCACCCGCTGCCCCTATTTCCAGGACACCGGCAAACCCTGCAACAAGCGTGAGCCGGGCAGCGGCTGCGGTGCCCGGGACGGCGTCCATCGCGACCACGCGGTGCTCGGGTATTCGCCGCAGTGCATCGCCACGCATCCCTCCGACATGGCCGTCGCCCTGTCAGCCCTCGACGCACGCGTCGAGTTGTACGGGACCGACGGCGAACGCTCCGTCCCTGCCGCCGAGTTCCACCGGCTGCCTGGTGACCACCCTGAGCGTGACACCGAGATCCGCCCCGGTGAACTCATCACCGCGGTCGTCCTTCCGGCCGCCGCGGCCGGGCTGCCGTCCCTTTACCGCAAGGCCCGCGACCGCGCCTCGTACGCCTTCGCCCTCGCCTCCGTCGCCGCGGTCCTGCACACCGGCGACGGCGTCGTCCAGCACGCCGGAATCGCTTTCGGCGCGCTGGCCCACCGGCCCTGGCGCGCCCGACGCGCGGAGGAAGCCCTGCTGGGCGCAGCACCCACGGTCGCCGCCTTCGAGCGTGCCGTCGACCTCGAACTCTCCGCCGCCCAGCCCCTGCGTGACAACGCCTACAAGGTGCGTCTGGCCCGCAACCTCGCCCTCGACGTCCTGACCCGGCTGGCGCCGCCGGCCAACACCTGA